In Picosynechococcus sp. PCC 7002, the following are encoded in one genomic region:
- a CDS encoding lipopolysaccharide biosynthesis protein, whose translation MAKFFWADRILRKILKNFSWLLCGQILTAIINFCYLSLTAHALGVETFGRLILLRAYIELLIGLTTFQSWQALIRYGADYVKNKDSKGLCELFKLTTGLDLLGSLGGYLVAVAAAPWVGPIVGWEPQTIHAVQQASILMLCTLGSTPIGLLRLDDRFDLLAAQQLVPPLTRLVGTLIALWLDAPLMGYLLAWLCGEALNGLSLLALGLWQAHKKQILRRLDWSLPDFLFGDRRVLKFCFVSNLNSSLPLAITLSPLIVGAVATPSAVALFRAGYEFSTPFRELALIFTQSVYPELAHLSAQGRWRKFQKLLWKLGRVLQGIGFILLIAILLGGKGLLYYAMGEEFTAAYGTLVLLIIGGILMMGNYLLEPALFAMEMPHISLRNNATAILLFYLPLLVVLAYYYGALGAGMATLIANGVGFSLNLFCTWREVQRRSTPTPEYLTR comes from the coding sequence GCTAAATTTTTTTGGGCAGACCGCATTCTCCGCAAAATTTTAAAAAATTTCAGTTGGTTGCTCTGTGGTCAAATCCTGACGGCGATCATCAACTTCTGTTATCTCAGTCTCACGGCCCATGCCCTTGGGGTTGAGACTTTTGGGAGGTTAATTTTACTCCGGGCCTACATTGAGCTTTTGATTGGCTTGACGACTTTTCAGTCATGGCAAGCGTTAATTCGTTATGGCGCTGATTATGTAAAGAACAAGGATTCTAAGGGTTTATGCGAGTTATTTAAATTAACCACTGGCCTGGATCTTCTGGGTTCTTTGGGGGGGTATCTAGTTGCTGTTGCGGCGGCGCCGTGGGTCGGGCCAATCGTGGGATGGGAGCCGCAGACGATCCATGCTGTGCAGCAGGCCAGTATTTTAATGCTTTGTACCCTTGGCTCAACCCCTATTGGTTTACTGCGACTCGATGATCGCTTTGATCTACTCGCGGCCCAACAATTGGTGCCACCGCTTACGCGTCTTGTGGGCACTCTCATTGCCCTCTGGCTCGATGCTCCTTTGATGGGCTATCTTCTGGCTTGGTTGTGTGGGGAGGCACTTAATGGTCTTTCGCTGTTGGCTTTGGGTTTGTGGCAAGCCCATAAAAAGCAAATTTTGCGTCGTTTGGATTGGTCTTTGCCGGATTTTTTGTTTGGCGATCGCCGTGTTCTAAAATTTTGCTTTGTTTCTAATCTGAATTCTTCTTTACCGCTGGCGATCACCCTGAGTCCGTTGATTGTCGGCGCGGTGGCGACCCCCAGTGCTGTGGCGTTATTTCGGGCTGGCTATGAATTTTCGACCCCGTTTCGAGAACTCGCTTTAATTTTTACCCAGTCGGTTTATCCTGAATTGGCCCATTTGAGTGCCCAAGGACGCTGGCGCAAATTTCAAAAGCTGCTGTGGAAACTAGGACGGGTGCTCCAGGGGATTGGTTTTATTTTGCTGATTGCCATTTTGTTGGGGGGCAAAGGGTTACTCTACTACGCGATGGGAGAAGAGTTTACGGCGGCCTATGGCACCTTAGTTTTGTTGATTATCGGCGGTATTTTGATGATGGGGAACTATCTGCTTGAACCAGCCCTGTTTGCGATGGAAATGCCCCATATCTCACTGCGAAATAATGCCACCGCCATTCTTCTTTTCTATCTGCCGTTACTGGTGGTTTTGGCTTACTATTACGGAGCTTTGGGGGCGGGCATGGCGACTCTCATTGCCAATGGTGTTGGGTTTTCACTGAATTTATTCTGTACGTGGCGGGAAGTGCAACGACGTTCGACACCAACGCCGGAATATTTAACCCGTTGA